In Candidatus Poribacteria bacterium, the DNA window TTAGAAAATGAACTTCTTACCTCGGATGTTTTTGCTTCCCTCCGTCGTCGGCATGGTGAAAATTTTGATACATGGGCACTGCAGAAACTCGCAGCTGTTGAAGGCGACCTCACCGACGAACGCCTCGGCTTCAGCGATTCCGATTACCAGAGGCTCCAGAACGAAGTACAGGTCTTTATTAACGTCGCAGGACTCGTGGATTTCGATCCACCTTTTGATGACTCTTTATGGGGCAACGCGCTTGCTGCCAAACACGTCGTCAACTTCGCGAAGGGATGCCAAGATACAGTGTTCCTGCATGTCTCAACAGCTTATGTTTGCGGTGACAAGCCCGGACACGTACCTGAAGAATTACCACCCCCCTATGAACAATATGCGGTCGCACACCGTGAAAAGACCGGAACATCTATTCCAGAGACGCTTTCTGAGGAAATTGAAGGATTGTTATCTCTGAGTACTGCTATTCATGCCGAAGTTGGTTCACCTGAGAATCTTCAACGCTTCCAGCAAGAAGCAGAGCAGCAGACAAAAGGTACCCGCAAGGCGGTCGATGTGCAAGTTGAAGAACTGAAGGCAGAGTGGCTTGAGAACCGTTTGGTTGAAGCGGGACTGAAGCACGCCCGCTCGCGCGGCTGGAACGATACCTACACCTACATGAAATTCCTCGCTGAACAGATGGTTATGGAATTGCGCGAGGAACTTCCTACCGCTATCGTGCGCCCCTCAATCATTGAAAGCAGCTTTGATGAACCTGAACCCGGTTGGCTTGGAAAGTTTCGGATGTCCGAACCCTTGATCGTCGGATTTGGAAAGGGTCGCCTTCCAGATTTCCCCGCAGATCCAAATATTATTCTTGATATTATTCCTGTTGATTTTGTTGTGAACGCTATGTTGGCAGCCGCTGAAGCGATAGCGAAACGCGGTGGTATTGAAGTGTATCACATTGCAACTGGAACACAGAATCCTCTTTACTTTCGCGGTATCTTTGAGGCGACTTACGAGTACTTCGTCAAATATCCGATGTTGGAAAATGGGAAACCGATCGCGGTGCCAATATGGGAATACCCAAGTTTAGAGGAATTTCAACGGAAGTTGGATAGCCGTATGCGTCTGGCGAACCTTGCCGTTTATACGCTCGGTAAGCTCCCGATGCGTGCTGCGAAGCGGAAACGTCGCCAACTTGTGCTTAAGCAGAGCGGTATTAAGGCACTCCTGCATTATATTCGAATTTACGCACCCTACACGCGGACGAGTTTTGAATTTGAGACGCAAAAAATGCAAGGACTTTACGAGGCACTCTCTCCGGCGGAGCAGCAACAGTTTAACTTTGATGTCTCACAAATCCATTGGAAACGGTATTTTCAAGAGATA includes these proteins:
- a CDS encoding SDR family oxidoreductase; the encoded protein is MSITDFFRGKVLLITGGTAFLGQPLVAKVLTALPDVEKIYLLIRSRTDTSGKRVSAQERLENELLTSDVFASLRRRHGENFDTWALQKLAAVEGDLTDERLGFSDSDYQRLQNEVQVFINVAGLVDFDPPFDDSLWGNALAAKHVVNFAKGCQDTVFLHVSTAYVCGDKPGHVPEELPPPYEQYAVAHREKTGTSIPETLSEEIEGLLSLSTAIHAEVGSPENLQRFQQEAEQQTKGTRKAVDVQVEELKAEWLENRLVEAGLKHARSRGWNDTYTYMKFLAEQMVMELREELPTAIVRPSIIESSFDEPEPGWLGKFRMSEPLIVGFGKGRLPDFPADPNIILDIIPVDFVVNAMLAAAEAIAKRGGIEVYHIATGTQNPLYFRGIFEATYEYFVKYPMLENGKPIAVPIWEYPSLEEFQRKLDSRMRLANLAVYTLGKLPMRAAKRKRRQLVLKQSGIKALLHYIRIYAPYTRTSFEFETQKMQGLYEALSPAEQQQFNFDVSQIHWKRYFQEIHIPGIKRHVLKLEDDTEDDSEA